From Tsuneonella aeria, one genomic window encodes:
- a CDS encoding potassium channel family protein: protein MAEEQGNGRPRPDVKFQPLRRAVKVPVWADLGIRLGLALVLVLVVVSIHWFDRSGLVDHYDGDVSFLDIVYFTMISVTTTGFGDITPVSPQARLVEAVIVTPIRIAVLFIFVGAAYDFVIRRSWEKWRMKRIQERLTNHIVVLGFGISGSEAVHELIARGTDPSCIVVMDNSAERLAEAGALGCNVMEADATRDENLMAVRIEQAQTVLVSAGRDDSSILIVLTVRHLAPRVPISVVVRAADNELLARQAGADNVINPVRFTGLLLAGSAQGSHVADYMVDLASVGGRVQLVERPVMEDEIGHTVNELASGGLGLRVYRGDSAFGFWETEKLRAGDVVVEIRPTGGG from the coding sequence ATGGCAGAGGAACAGGGGAACGGCCGCCCACGGCCGGACGTCAAGTTCCAGCCGCTGCGGCGCGCGGTAAAAGTCCCTGTCTGGGCCGATCTCGGCATTCGGCTGGGGTTGGCACTCGTTCTGGTCCTCGTGGTGGTGTCGATCCACTGGTTCGATCGCAGCGGGCTGGTCGACCACTACGACGGGGATGTCTCCTTCCTCGACATCGTCTATTTCACGATGATCTCCGTCACCACCACGGGGTTCGGAGACATCACCCCCGTCTCGCCCCAGGCGCGGCTGGTGGAGGCAGTGATCGTCACGCCCATCCGGATCGCCGTGCTGTTCATCTTCGTGGGCGCGGCCTACGATTTCGTCATTCGCAGAAGCTGGGAGAAATGGCGCATGAAGCGGATTCAGGAGCGCCTGACCAATCACATCGTCGTGCTGGGCTTCGGCATATCGGGATCCGAAGCGGTCCACGAATTGATCGCACGCGGGACCGACCCGTCCTGCATCGTGGTGATGGACAACAGCGCGGAGCGGCTGGCCGAGGCCGGGGCCCTGGGTTGCAACGTAATGGAAGCCGACGCCACGCGGGATGAGAACCTGATGGCGGTGCGCATCGAACAGGCGCAGACGGTGCTGGTCTCTGCCGGAAGGGACGATTCCTCGATCCTCATCGTCCTCACCGTCCGCCATCTCGCGCCCAGGGTGCCGATCAGCGTAGTGGTGCGCGCGGCGGACAACGAGCTGCTTGCGCGCCAGGCGGGGGCAGACAACGTGATCAACCCGGTGCGCTTCACCGGTCTGCTGCTCGCCGGCAGCGCGCAGGGAAGCCATGTCGCCGATTACATGGTCGATCTCGCGTCGGTCGGTGGGCGTGTCCAACTGGTCGAACGACCGGTGATGGAAGACGAAATCGGACACACCGTGAACGAATTGGCGAGCGGCGGCCTGGGCCTCAGGGTCTATCGGGGCGACAGCGCGTTCGGATTCTGGGAGACGGAAAAGCTGCGCGCCGGCGATGTGGTCGTGGAGATCAGACCCACCGGCGGCGGATGA
- a CDS encoding DUF1761 domain-containing protein: MGPVNWVAVVVAALGAGLLALAWFRPAFGAEKARKVAGGRFVARRHPLRFAALAGLMLLITSAMLGHFFARVGSATLAEKPWLYFMMSGGLALAFVIPALWTSFAHIRVPTRVALIDAGYWLAAYLAMGLVFYLMG, translated from the coding sequence ATGGGGCCGGTTAACTGGGTTGCAGTTGTCGTGGCAGCGCTCGGGGCGGGGTTGCTTGCCCTCGCCTGGTTCAGGCCGGCATTCGGCGCGGAAAAGGCGCGCAAGGTTGCCGGCGGGCGCTTCGTCGCGCGGCGGCATCCGCTGCGCTTTGCTGCGCTCGCGGGGCTGATGCTGCTCATCACCTCTGCCATGCTGGGCCATTTCTTCGCCCGCGTCGGCAGCGCCACGCTGGCGGAAAAGCCCTGGCTCTATTTCATGATGAGCGGCGGCCTGGCGCTCGCCTTCGTCATCCCGGCGCTGTGGACCAGTTTCGCCCATATTCGCGTGCCGACGCGCGTCGCGCTGATCGATGCGGGATACTGGCTGGCGGCTTATCTGGCGATGGGACTCGTCTTCTACCTGATGGGATAG
- the surE gene encoding 5'/3'-nucleotidase SurE, translated as MRILLTNDDGIHAPGLAVLEEIARSISDDVWICAPSEEQSGAGHSLTLARPVRLRQHGPRRFSVSGTPTDAVTLGLRKVMDGPPDVILSGVNRGANLADDITYSGTVSAAIEGALAGIRAIALSQVYAGEGMGDAVPFDAAAAWGARVLAPLLDVPLPRRTLVNVNFPPLHAGEVKGIRVVRQGFHDYSRGTVVEGRDPRGYPYYWFGLEAIEHTLDHGTDLEAIADGYVAVTPLHLDLTHHASLGELGERFA; from the coding sequence ATGCGCATCCTTCTTACCAACGACGATGGCATCCACGCCCCCGGCCTCGCCGTGCTGGAGGAAATCGCACGGTCGATCTCCGACGACGTGTGGATATGCGCCCCGTCCGAGGAACAGTCGGGCGCCGGCCATTCGCTGACGCTGGCCCGGCCCGTGCGGCTGCGGCAGCATGGTCCGCGGCGCTTCTCGGTCAGTGGCACTCCGACTGACGCGGTGACGCTGGGTTTGCGCAAGGTGATGGACGGGCCGCCGGACGTGATCCTGTCGGGCGTCAATCGCGGTGCCAACCTCGCGGACGACATCACCTATTCCGGCACCGTTTCGGCGGCCATCGAGGGCGCTCTCGCCGGAATCCGCGCCATCGCACTCTCGCAGGTCTATGCTGGCGAAGGCATGGGCGACGCGGTCCCGTTCGATGCGGCCGCGGCCTGGGGCGCCAGGGTGCTGGCCCCGCTGCTTGACGTGCCGCTGCCGCGCCGCACGCTCGTCAACGTCAACTTCCCGCCCCTGCACGCCGGCGAGGTGAAGGGCATCCGCGTCGTCCGCCAGGGATTTCACGATTATTCGCGCGGCACGGTCGTCGAAGGCCGCGATCCGCGCGGGTATCCGTACTACTGGTTCGGGCTGGAGGCGATCGAGCACACGCTTGACCACGGCACCGACCTTGAAGCCATCGCCGACGGCTACGTCGCGGTCACCCCGCTGCATCTCGACCTGACCCACCACGCCTCGCTCGGCGAGCTCGGCGAACGGTTCGCGTAG
- the rimO gene encoding 30S ribosomal protein S12 methylthiotransferase RimO, translating into MSTHSPTSIPDQKKVGMVSLGCPKALVDSERILTALRADGYSMSADYAGADVVLVNTCGFLDSAKEESLEAIGEAIAENGRVIVTGCMGEEAEAIRARFPQVLAVTGAQQYEAVVDAVRAAAPPSQGPFVDLVPQVYADDGGIKLTPRHYSYLKISEGCNHSCAFCIIPQLRGRLASRRIDAVLREAEKLVAAGTRELLVISQDTSAYGVDIRHEERMWHGHPVRAHMTDLARELGQLRTPEGASPWVRLHYVYPYPHVDAVIPLMAEGLLTPYLDIPFQHASPKVLRAMKRPANEARVLERIRAWRAIAPDLTIRSSFVVGFPGETEDDFRYLLDWLEEAQLDRVGGFRFEPVDGAAANALPDPVPETVKEERYARLMEVTERISAAKLAAKVGRVLPVIVDEVGEPDADGDIGATARSQADAPEIDGQVFLRNVSADLRPGDFANVLVEDADAHDLFGAPVH; encoded by the coding sequence ATGAGCACCCACTCCCCCACCTCGATTCCAGACCAGAAGAAAGTCGGCATGGTCAGCCTCGGCTGCCCCAAGGCGCTGGTCGATTCGGAACGCATCCTCACGGCCCTGCGAGCGGACGGCTACTCGATGAGCGCCGATTACGCCGGCGCCGACGTCGTGTTGGTGAACACTTGCGGCTTCCTCGACAGCGCGAAGGAAGAAAGCCTCGAGGCGATCGGCGAGGCGATCGCGGAAAACGGCCGCGTGATCGTGACCGGCTGCATGGGCGAAGAAGCCGAGGCCATCCGCGCGCGCTTCCCCCAGGTGCTGGCCGTGACCGGCGCGCAGCAGTACGAAGCCGTGGTGGACGCGGTGCGCGCGGCCGCCCCGCCCAGCCAGGGTCCGTTCGTTGACCTAGTGCCCCAGGTCTATGCCGACGACGGCGGCATCAAGCTGACGCCGCGGCATTACAGCTATCTCAAGATTTCCGAAGGCTGCAACCACTCCTGCGCGTTCTGCATCATCCCGCAGCTTCGCGGGCGGCTCGCCAGCCGCCGCATCGACGCCGTCCTGCGAGAAGCGGAGAAGCTGGTGGCGGCCGGCACCCGGGAGCTACTCGTCATCAGCCAGGATACCAGCGCCTATGGCGTGGACATCCGGCACGAGGAACGGATGTGGCACGGGCACCCGGTGCGCGCGCACATGACGGATCTGGCGCGCGAACTCGGCCAGCTTCGCACGCCGGAGGGCGCTTCGCCGTGGGTGCGGCTGCACTATGTCTATCCCTACCCCCATGTCGACGCGGTGATCCCGCTGATGGCCGAAGGGCTGCTGACCCCATACCTCGACATTCCGTTCCAGCACGCCAGCCCCAAGGTGCTGCGCGCGATGAAGCGGCCGGCGAATGAGGCCCGGGTGCTGGAACGCATCCGCGCGTGGCGAGCGATCGCGCCCGATCTCACGATCCGTTCCAGCTTCGTGGTCGGCTTTCCTGGCGAGACCGAGGACGATTTCCGGTACCTGCTCGACTGGCTGGAAGAAGCGCAGCTCGACCGCGTGGGCGGTTTCCGGTTCGAGCCAGTGGATGGCGCGGCGGCCAACGCCCTGCCCGATCCCGTGCCCGAGACTGTGAAGGAAGAACGCTACGCCCGCCTGATGGAAGTAACCGAACGGATCAGCGCGGCGAAACTGGCTGCGAAGGTCGGCCGCGTGCTGCCGGTGATCGTGGACGAAGTTGGCGAACCCGACGCTGACGGCGACATCGGCGCCACCGCCC
- a CDS encoding sulfotransferase family protein yields MMALPPRRTPFITVLDRTLRAGRALGLVSPAELRMDAMLASAAEDTGLDDFGDPWFKRPLAVLLEAIQGEARLNAAGEWAARQQFHHVLRDRLWTQMWFERHPEILARPIPHPVVIVGPMRSGTTRLHRLLASDRRFAHLRSFETISPVPRPGFEEVMAGGSKDFRPKLAARIMKVARLANPRTLSIHPTGPYEPEEELGLLVASMWGMKHEAQWTVPTYGRWCEGEDAEPAYRHMANLLRLIGWSQQESSLRPWILKTPQHMLDLPALLKVFPDARLIFTHRDPRQVVGSAASLAWNQTIIYSDHADARSVGREWLRKTTLQVDRMMEARNNIPAELMIDVQYDDMDSDWRGTMARVYRFLGLDMEPAVRGMERYVDRSRALKRRPHRYSLDQFGLDEGQVLDRLAHYIQRFDVPMEGQVAPARLSVVHG; encoded by the coding sequence ATGATGGCTTTGCCCCCGCGGCGCACACCGTTCATCACGGTCCTTGACCGGACCTTGCGTGCAGGGCGTGCGCTCGGGCTGGTGTCACCGGCCGAACTGCGGATGGACGCCATGCTGGCGAGCGCGGCGGAGGACACCGGGCTGGATGATTTCGGCGATCCCTGGTTCAAGCGCCCGCTCGCCGTCCTGCTGGAGGCAATTCAGGGGGAGGCCCGGCTGAACGCGGCCGGTGAATGGGCCGCCCGGCAGCAATTCCACCACGTCCTGCGCGACCGTCTGTGGACGCAGATGTGGTTCGAACGACATCCCGAGATCCTGGCCCGCCCGATCCCGCACCCGGTTGTGATCGTCGGGCCCATGCGTTCGGGCACCACGCGGCTGCACCGCCTGCTCGCATCCGACCGGCGCTTTGCTCACTTGCGGAGCTTCGAAACGATCAGTCCGGTCCCCCGCCCGGGGTTCGAGGAGGTGATGGCCGGAGGCTCGAAGGATTTCCGTCCGAAGCTGGCAGCCCGGATCATGAAAGTCGCCCGGCTCGCCAACCCGCGCACCCTGTCGATCCATCCCACTGGTCCCTACGAACCGGAAGAGGAACTCGGCCTGCTCGTCGCCAGCATGTGGGGCATGAAACACGAAGCGCAGTGGACGGTGCCGACCTATGGCCGCTGGTGCGAAGGCGAGGATGCCGAACCTGCCTACCGCCACATGGCGAACCTCCTGCGCTTGATCGGATGGTCGCAGCAGGAAAGCTCGCTCCGGCCCTGGATACTCAAGACACCGCAGCATATGCTCGACCTGCCGGCGTTGCTGAAAGTGTTTCCCGACGCGCGCCTTATCTTCACTCATCGCGATCCGCGGCAGGTGGTCGGCAGCGCCGCTTCGCTCGCGTGGAACCAGACGATCATCTATTCGGATCATGCCGATGCACGGTCAGTCGGGCGGGAATGGCTTCGCAAGACCACCTTGCAGGTCGACCGCATGATGGAGGCCAGGAACAACATTCCTGCCGAGCTCATGATTGACGTGCAGTATGACGACATGGACAGCGACTGGCGCGGCACGATGGCGCGTGTGTACCGTTTCCTCGGCCTCGACATGGAACCGGCTGTGCGGGGCATGGAGCGCTATGTCGATCGCAGCCGAGCCCTGAAGCGTCGTCCCCATCGCTACAGCCTGGATCAGTTCGGGCTCGACGAAGGGCAGGTTCTCGATCGGCTGGCCCACTACATCCAGCGCTTCGATGTTCCGATGGAAGGGCAGGTCGCGCCCGCCAGGTTGAGCGTAGTACACGGTTGA
- the serS gene encoding serine--tRNA ligase, whose amino-acid sequence MHDIRLIRDDPAAFDAALARRGFAAAAAEVLALDERRRVAATKAQDRLARRNEASKAIGAAMGRGDQDAAGALKAEVAAIKAELPALEEEERAAGAAQDNLLAQLPNLPAADVPLGQDEASNVETARWGELPAFAFQPAEHADFGPALGLDFETGARLAGARFTFLRGQMARLQRALTQFMLDVQTGEHGYQECAVPLLVREDAMFGTGQLPKFAEDSFATTDGRWLIPTSEVSLTNSVREQIIDLPAPLRLTALTPCFRSEAGSAGRDTRGYIRQHQFDKVELVSICRPEDASAEHAHMVRSAQNILERLGLPYRTMLLCAGDMGFGARKTFDLEVWLPGQAAYREISSISWCGDFQARRMNARYRDENGKPAFVHTLNGSGLAVGRTLVAVLENYQQADGSVIVPEALLPWTGGLHLLEPVR is encoded by the coding sequence ATGCACGATATCCGCCTGATCCGCGACGATCCCGCTGCCTTCGACGCGGCGCTTGCAAGGCGGGGATTCGCCGCGGCAGCTGCCGAGGTCCTGGCGCTCGACGAAAGGCGCCGGGTGGCGGCGACCAAGGCGCAGGATCGCCTGGCCCGCCGCAACGAAGCGTCGAAGGCGATAGGCGCCGCGATGGGGCGCGGCGACCAGGATGCCGCCGGTGCGCTCAAGGCGGAAGTTGCGGCGATCAAGGCCGAGCTGCCCGCGCTCGAGGAAGAGGAGAGGGCCGCCGGGGCCGCGCAGGACAATCTCCTGGCGCAGCTTCCGAACCTGCCCGCCGCCGATGTTCCACTTGGGCAGGACGAGGCATCCAACGTCGAGACCGCGCGTTGGGGCGAGCTTCCCGCGTTCGCCTTCCAGCCCGCCGAACACGCGGACTTTGGCCCCGCGCTGGGCCTGGATTTCGAAACCGGCGCAAGACTGGCGGGCGCGCGCTTCACCTTTCTGCGTGGACAGATGGCCCGGCTGCAGCGGGCGCTGACGCAGTTCATGCTCGACGTGCAGACAGGCGAACATGGCTATCAGGAGTGTGCCGTGCCGCTCCTGGTGCGCGAAGATGCGATGTTCGGCACCGGACAGCTACCGAAGTTCGCGGAGGACAGCTTCGCGACCACCGACGGGCGCTGGCTGATCCCGACCAGCGAAGTCAGCCTGACCAATTCGGTGCGCGAACAGATCATCGACTTGCCCGCGCCGCTGCGCCTCACCGCGCTCACTCCATGCTTCCGATCCGAAGCGGGCTCGGCGGGGCGCGACACCCGCGGCTATATCCGCCAGCACCAGTTCGACAAGGTGGAGCTTGTCTCCATCTGCCGGCCAGAGGACGCATCGGCAGAGCATGCGCACATGGTCCGCAGCGCGCAGAATATCCTCGAGCGACTGGGCCTGCCCTATCGCACGATGCTGCTGTGTGCCGGCGACATGGGCTTCGGTGCGCGCAAGACCTTCGACCTCGAGGTGTGGCTGCCCGGCCAGGCGGCATATCGGGAGATCAGCTCGATCAGCTGGTGCGGCGACTTCCAGGCGAGGCGGATGAACGCCCGTTACCGTGACGAGAACGGCAAGCCCGCTTTCGTCCACACTCTCAACGGTTCCGGCCTCGCAGTGGGCCGCACGCTGGTTGCCGTGCTGGAGAACTATCAGCAGGCCGATGGATCGGTGATCGTGCCGGAAGCGCTGCTGCCGTGGACCGGCGGGCTGCACCTGCTGGAGCCTGTCCGCTGA